The following proteins are co-located in the Citrobacter freundii ATCC 8090 = MTCC 1658 = NBRC 12681 genome:
- the pdxY gene encoding pyridoxal kinase PdxY: MKNVLSVQSSVVYGYAGNKAAVLPMQLSGIDVWPFYTVQFSNHTQYGMWQGMAMPHGELSAIISGLDDLQKLAQCDAVLSGYLGDKRHCEEVKHAVTTIRQRNPQALYFCDPVMGDPQKGCIVAQGVESFFVDDAIQLADMMGPNLYELGVLTGRQLRSFDEVVEAARQLVSWGVKKVLVKHLGDCSRDKQAFEMLLVTPEQTLHIARPLYTFAKMPVGVGDLICSVMLASLLNGYEDKQALERTTSVVDAVMRLTKEHDSYELRLIDARHQIMDPQVRYQATVI; encoded by the coding sequence ATGAAAAACGTGTTGTCTGTTCAGTCGTCGGTTGTTTATGGCTATGCCGGAAATAAAGCCGCTGTGTTGCCGATGCAGCTCTCGGGGATCGATGTCTGGCCGTTTTACACCGTACAGTTTTCCAACCACACCCAATATGGGATGTGGCAGGGCATGGCGATGCCGCACGGCGAGCTGAGCGCGATCATCAGCGGGTTGGATGACCTGCAAAAGCTGGCGCAATGCGATGCCGTATTGTCTGGGTATCTTGGAGATAAACGCCATTGTGAAGAGGTGAAGCACGCGGTCACCACCATTCGTCAGCGTAATCCGCAGGCGCTCTATTTTTGCGATCCGGTAATGGGCGACCCGCAAAAAGGCTGCATTGTCGCGCAGGGAGTGGAGTCATTTTTTGTCGATGACGCCATTCAGCTGGCCGACATGATGGGACCGAATCTCTATGAGCTGGGCGTGCTGACGGGCAGACAACTGCGTAGTTTTGACGAGGTGGTGGAAGCGGCGCGGCAGCTGGTGTCGTGGGGCGTAAAGAAGGTGCTGGTGAAGCATCTCGGCGACTGTTCGCGGGACAAACAGGCGTTTGAAATGCTGCTGGTGACGCCGGAACAGACGTTACACATTGCCCGGCCGCTGTATACCTTTGCCAAAATGCCGGTGGGCGTTGGGGATCTGATTTGCAGCGTGATGCTGGCCTCACTGCTCAATGGTTATGAGGACAAGCAGGCACTGGAGCGGACCACCAGTGTTGTTGACGCGGTAATGCGGCTGACGAAAGAACATGATTCGTATGAACTGCGGCTGATTGACGCGCGCCACCAGATTATGGACCCACAGGTTCGCTATCAGGCAACGGTGATCTGA
- a CDS encoding L-lactate permease: MNEYFMFALALSPLLLMVFLILKLKMPIHYSVLISLVFTAALSAIFWEMPVQNLKAAIGYGALKGLWPIVIVILGAIFSYNVMQATKALDILRDILASISEDKRIQVLLISWCFGGFLEAAAGYGTAVAIPIGILIALGFNPLKAAIASLVANTVPTAFGAVGIPVSILAEQVNLPVYTLGGTIILQLALFNILLPFVIVCIIGGGLKAIRGVFLITLICGITTLVPQYFVAIHLGAELPAFAGSLVSLFAVAMVSRLRKGKTDPEWRIEVSHTRETTPRSAKVLFRVGSIYLFIFVFILMCSPLFPTIKGAASQLASVLHFTLADGKTMALKVEWVTTPGMLIIFATIIGGFIQGASARGMLEVFIKTIFQLKNSIVAIMAIVALATVMDLSGIISTLAQSIVDLTGSSYVFLAPVIGALGTFVTGSDTNSNILFGKLQTIAASKLHIDPNWLAAANTSGATGGKMISPQSIAIAVSATKMDGQANQIMSGTMKYCCAYIVILGLKVGLFYYWFMA, encoded by the coding sequence ATGAACGAATATTTTATGTTTGCCCTGGCACTCTCTCCGTTACTACTGATGGTATTTTTAATATTGAAATTGAAAATGCCCATCCATTATTCAGTACTGATCTCTTTGGTATTCACCGCTGCACTATCGGCAATATTCTGGGAAATGCCCGTACAAAATCTAAAAGCCGCGATAGGCTATGGCGCGCTGAAGGGATTATGGCCGATTGTGATCGTGATCCTCGGCGCTATCTTCAGTTATAACGTCATGCAGGCGACCAAAGCGCTGGATATTCTGCGCGATATTCTCGCCAGTATAAGCGAAGATAAGCGTATTCAGGTGCTGCTGATTTCATGGTGCTTTGGTGGATTTCTTGAAGCCGCGGCGGGTTATGGTACAGCGGTCGCCATTCCGATCGGTATTCTTATCGCACTGGGTTTCAATCCGCTGAAGGCGGCGATTGCCTCTCTGGTGGCAAATACCGTTCCCACTGCATTCGGCGCGGTCGGGATCCCGGTTTCTATTCTGGCGGAACAGGTTAACCTGCCGGTTTATACCTTAGGCGGAACCATTATTCTGCAGCTCGCGCTGTTTAATATCCTGCTGCCGTTTGTGATTGTCTGCATTATTGGCGGCGGCCTGAAAGCCATTCGCGGCGTATTTCTGATCACGTTGATTTGCGGTATTACCACACTGGTTCCGCAGTATTTTGTCGCTATTCATCTCGGTGCTGAATTACCCGCCTTTGCCGGTAGCCTGGTCAGCCTGTTTGCCGTGGCGATGGTTAGCCGTCTGCGCAAAGGGAAAACCGATCCCGAGTGGCGAATTGAAGTCAGCCATACCCGCGAAACCACGCCGCGCTCGGCAAAAGTGTTGTTCCGAGTTGGCTCTATTTATCTGTTTATTTTTGTGTTTATCCTGATGTGTTCGCCGCTGTTCCCGACGATAAAAGGCGCAGCCTCACAACTGGCCTCGGTGCTACATTTCACGTTGGCTGACGGCAAAACGATGGCGTTGAAAGTTGAATGGGTGACCACGCCAGGGATGCTGATCATCTTTGCGACCATTATCGGTGGTTTTATTCAGGGAGCGTCCGCACGCGGGATGCTGGAAGTATTTATCAAAACGATTTTCCAGCTTAAAAACTCTATCGTCGCAATTATGGCGATTGTCGCGCTGGCCACGGTGATGGATCTCAGCGGGATTATCTCCACGCTGGCACAATCAATTGTCGATCTGACCGGCAGCTCGTACGTCTTCCTCGCCCCGGTGATTGGCGCGCTGGGCACGTTCGTTACCGGCAGCGATACCAACTCGAACATTTTGTTCGGAAAACTGCAAACCATTGCCGCCAGCAAACTGCATATCGATCCCAACTGGCTGGCGGCGGCCAACACTTCTGGCGCAACGGGCGGGAAAATGATTTCGCCGCAAAGCATCGCCATCGCGGTATCCGCCACAAAAATGGACGGTCAGGCCAACCAGATCATGTCTGGCACCATGAAATACTGCTGCGCCTATATCGTGATCCTCGGCTTAAAGGTTGGCCTCTTTTATTACTGGTTTATGGCGTAA